A DNA window from Eikenella exigua contains the following coding sequences:
- a CDS encoding hydrogen peroxide-inducible genes activator, with product MTLTELRYIVAVAQERHFGRAAQRCFVSQPTLSIAIKKLEEELSVSLFDRSSNEVRPTETGERIITQAHRVLEEADRIKHLAASEQNELAGVFKLGLIFTVAPYLLPRLILSLRKVAPDMPLMLEEHHTANLTDSLKKGELDAIVVAEPFQEPGIITEPLYSEPFFVIVPKEHEFEELDAISVQQLTEQQVLLLSEGNCMRDQVLESCSKLASRQRILGLANTLQGSSINTIRHMVASGLGISVLPSSALTDNDHLLFSIIPFEPPVPSRRIVLASRRNFIRPQALQALRQAILKSQLTGVRFAEA from the coding sequence ATGACCCTGACCGAATTGCGCTATATTGTGGCCGTTGCACAAGAACGCCACTTCGGCCGCGCCGCCCAACGCTGCTTCGTCAGCCAGCCCACCCTCTCCATCGCCATTAAAAAGTTGGAGGAAGAACTCTCGGTTTCGCTATTCGACCGCAGTAGCAACGAAGTCAGACCCACCGAAACCGGCGAGCGCATCATCACCCAGGCGCACCGTGTTTTGGAAGAAGCCGACCGTATCAAACATCTGGCCGCCTCCGAGCAAAATGAGCTGGCTGGCGTGTTCAAGTTGGGGCTGATTTTTACCGTGGCTCCCTATCTTTTGCCGCGTCTGATTTTATCGCTGCGCAAAGTGGCACCCGATATGCCCCTGATGCTGGAAGAGCACCACACCGCCAACCTCACCGATTCCCTGAAAAAAGGTGAATTGGACGCCATCGTGGTGGCCGAGCCCTTCCAAGAGCCCGGTATCATCACCGAGCCGCTTTATAGCGAACCGTTTTTCGTTATCGTGCCGAAGGAGCACGAATTTGAAGAGCTCGATGCCATATCTGTGCAGCAGCTGACAGAACAGCAAGTGCTGCTGCTCAGCGAAGGTAACTGCATGCGCGACCAAGTTTTAGAAAGCTGTAGCAAATTGGCCTCCCGCCAGCGCATTCTCGGCCTGGCCAACACCCTACAAGGCAGCTCCATCAACACCATCCGCCACATGGTGGCCAGCGGCCTGGGCATCAGCGTGCTGCCCTCCAGCGCCCTCACCGATAACGACCACTTGCTGTTTTCCATCATCCCCTTCGAACCGCCAGTGCCCAGTCGCCGCATCGTATTGGCCTCGCGCCGCAACTTCATACGCCCCCAAGCCCTGCAGGCGCTGCGCCAGGCCATCCTGAAATCCCAGCTCACCGGTGTGCGTTTTGCCGAAGCCTAG
- the glyS gene encoding glycine--tRNA ligase subunit beta, with translation MNTQTLLIELLTEELPPKALNHLGNHFAASIAEGLEKAQLIDDAAEYTAYASPRRLAVQIKNVKAVQADQKIVKKGPAVANAMKDGTPTKALEGFARGAGAKIEDLTIVHDGKQDVYAYEYVQTGKPLSELLEDIINQAVKKLPIPKVMRWGSSTFTFVRPVHGLIVLHGGNIVNVSVLGLQSGHQTLGHRFLSNGEIIIENADNYAAQMLEQGKVVASFAERKAAIQTALNEQAGYLKATVAADEALLDEITALVEYPVVLEASFEEHFLAVPQECLILTMQQNQKYFPLLDQNGKLMNRFLLVSNLQTEDPSHIIQGNERVLRARLSDAEFFYKQDQKATLESRLPKLANVVYHNKIGSQAERIERLQNIAAHIAKALGADAAAAERAARLAKADLVTEMVGEFPELQGTMGKYYARLDGETEEIVDAIEQHYQPRFAGDRLPESKTATAVALADKLETLVGIWGIGLIPTGDKDPYALRRAALGILRMLMQYGLDVNELIQTTFDSFPKGLLNEKTPSETADFMQARLAILLQNDYPQDIVAAVLAKQPRRLDDLTAKLQAVAAFKQLPEATALAAANKRVQNLLKKADASLGEVDKSLLKQAEEKALYVATHGLQPKITAAIAEGNFQTALSELASVKPQVDAFFDGVMVMTKDPAVKQNRLKLLNRLAEQMNAVADIAVLSE, from the coding sequence ATGAACACCCAAACCCTTTTAATCGAACTCCTCACCGAAGAACTCCCCCCCAAGGCTCTGAACCATCTTGGCAACCACTTCGCCGCTTCTATTGCCGAAGGCTTGGAAAAAGCGCAACTGATTGACGACGCGGCCGAATACACTGCCTACGCATCGCCACGCCGTTTGGCTGTTCAAATCAAAAACGTAAAAGCCGTTCAAGCCGACCAGAAAATCGTGAAAAAAGGCCCTGCCGTGGCAAATGCCATGAAAGACGGTACACCAACTAAGGCTTTGGAAGGTTTTGCGCGCGGTGCAGGGGCAAAAATCGAAGACTTGACCATCGTCCACGACGGCAAGCAGGATGTGTACGCCTACGAATACGTCCAAACCGGCAAACCGTTGAGTGAACTCTTGGAAGACATTATCAATCAAGCCGTTAAGAAACTGCCGATTCCAAAAGTGATGCGTTGGGGCAGCAGCACGTTTACCTTCGTGCGCCCTGTTCACGGGTTGATTGTGCTGCACGGCGGCAACATCGTGAACGTCAGCGTTTTGGGTCTGCAAAGTGGCCATCAAACCTTGGGGCACCGCTTCCTTTCCAACGGCGAAATCATAATTGAAAATGCCGACAACTACGCCGCACAAATGCTTGAGCAAGGCAAAGTCGTTGCTTCGTTTGCCGAGCGCAAGGCCGCGATTCAGACGGCCTTGAACGAACAAGCAGGCTACCTGAAAGCCACCGTAGCCGCCGATGAAGCCCTGCTGGACGAAATTACCGCGCTGGTCGAATACCCCGTTGTTTTGGAAGCCAGTTTTGAAGAACATTTCCTTGCCGTGCCGCAAGAATGCCTGATTCTGACCATGCAGCAAAACCAAAAATACTTCCCGCTGCTCGACCAAAACGGCAAGCTGATGAACCGCTTTCTGTTGGTCTCCAACCTGCAAACCGAAGACCCGTCTCACATCATCCAAGGCAACGAACGCGTTTTGCGCGCGCGCCTGTCTGATGCCGAGTTCTTCTACAAACAAGACCAAAAAGCGACTTTGGAAAGCCGCCTGCCCAAGCTGGCAAACGTGGTGTATCACAACAAAATCGGCTCGCAAGCCGAACGCATCGAACGCCTGCAAAACATCGCCGCCCACATCGCCAAGGCTTTGGGCGCGGATGCCGCCGCAGCCGAACGCGCCGCGCGTTTGGCAAAAGCCGACTTGGTTACCGAAATGGTTGGCGAGTTCCCCGAACTGCAAGGCACGATGGGTAAATACTATGCCCGCTTGGACGGCGAAACCGAAGAAATCGTCGATGCCATCGAGCAGCACTATCAACCGCGTTTTGCCGGCGATAGGCTACCTGAAAGCAAAACCGCCACCGCCGTAGCGCTGGCCGACAAGCTGGAAACCTTGGTCGGCATTTGGGGTATCGGTTTGATCCCGACCGGCGACAAAGACCCCTACGCCCTGCGCCGCGCCGCTTTGGGCATTCTGCGGATGCTGATGCAGTATGGTTTGGACGTGAACGAGCTGATTCAGACGACCTTCGACAGCTTCCCCAAAGGTTTGCTCAACGAGAAAACGCCGTCTGAAACCGCCGACTTCATGCAAGCGCGCCTTGCCATATTGCTGCAAAACGACTATCCGCAAGACATCGTTGCTGCCGTACTTGCCAAACAGCCGCGCCGTTTGGACGATTTGACTGCCAAACTACAAGCCGTCGCCGCGTTCAAACAACTGCCCGAAGCCACTGCGCTCGCCGCCGCCAACAAACGGGTACAAAACTTGCTGAAAAAAGCTGATGCCTCGCTGGGAGAAGTCGATAAAAGCCTGCTGAAACAGGCCGAAGAAAAAGCCCTGTACGTCGCCACTCACGGCTTGCAACCGAAAATTACCGCCGCCATTGCCGAAGGCAATTTCCAGACGGCCTTATCCGAACTAGCCTCTGTCAAGCCGCAAGTCGATGCTTTCTTCGACGGCGTGATGGTAATGACGAAAGACCCCGCCGTAAAACAAAACCGCCTGAAACTGCTGAACCGCTTGGCAGAGCAGATGAACGCGGTGGCGGATATTGCTGTGTTGAGCGAGTAG
- the minD gene encoding septum site-determining protein MinD, with protein MAKIIVVTSGKGGVGKTTTSASIASGLALKGHKTAVIDFDVGLRNLDLIMGCERRVVYDLINVIQNEASLRQALIKDKHCDNLFILPASQTRDKDALTREGVEHVLTELTEKMDFEFVICDSPAGIETGALMALYFADEAIVTTNPEVSSVRDSDRILGILQSKSRHAEKGEQVKEHLLITRYNPDRVESGEMLSVKDIEDVLRIPLLGVIPESQNVLQASNVGLPVIHQEGVPAAEAYKDVVARLLGENRPMRFLEAERKGFLQRLFGG; from the coding sequence GTGGCAAAAATTATTGTAGTAACCTCCGGTAAAGGCGGTGTGGGCAAAACCACCACCAGCGCCAGCATCGCCAGCGGCCTGGCTCTAAAAGGACACAAAACCGCCGTTATCGATTTCGACGTCGGCCTGCGCAACCTTGACCTCATCATGGGCTGCGAACGCCGTGTGGTGTACGACTTAATCAACGTTATCCAAAACGAAGCCTCGCTGCGCCAAGCGTTGATTAAAGACAAGCACTGCGACAACCTGTTCATTCTACCCGCCTCACAAACCCGCGACAAAGACGCGCTCACTCGCGAAGGCGTGGAACACGTGCTCACCGAGCTCACCGAAAAAATGGACTTCGAATTTGTGATTTGCGATTCGCCCGCCGGCATCGAAACCGGCGCACTGATGGCACTGTATTTTGCCGATGAAGCCATCGTTACCACCAACCCCGAAGTATCCAGCGTGCGCGATTCCGACCGCATTTTGGGCATTTTGCAGAGCAAGAGCCGCCATGCCGAAAAAGGCGAGCAAGTGAAAGAACACCTGTTGATTACCCGCTACAATCCCGATCGTGTAGAAAGCGGCGAAATGCTTTCGGTAAAAGACATCGAAGACGTACTGCGCATCCCGCTCTTGGGTGTGATTCCCGAATCGCAAAACGTGCTGCAAGCCTCCAACGTTGGCCTGCCTGTGATCCATCAAGAAGGCGTACCTGCCGCCGAAGCCTATAAAGACGTGGTGGCCCGCCTACTGGGCGAAAACCGGCCAATGCGTTTTTTGGAAGCAGAGAGAAAAGGCTTCCTGCAACGCCTGTTCGGAGGGTAA
- a CDS encoding glycosyltransferase family 4 protein — MHKPIALSTHKFATGGGIESYTIDLAKQLSNDGKKVTVYASKFDHSLPEYSKIQPVLINQKHTLKKLRPFFFTRQLNKIHHTDEYLIACNPSDYADIYICGGTHLGYLKAMEQSPNLIDKLAVYRNRTNYTTAKSIMAHSEMMRQELINLYNIPAQKIQTIHPPADTSRFIRHSEGIASIRQQYGWKDEDVIFLFPSTGHKRKGLDLLADYFKTTTLPIRLAVAGSPLPYPIANVQELGFCKNMPDLYRAADYTIMASLYEPFGLVGVESVLCGTRVVLSENIACCEVMNNEAGFFFSREDKHSLDQAIRQAVALKQQGRHKIDNPLAALTYNPTLEYHITKLYAMLEALEHS, encoded by the coding sequence ATGCATAAACCCATCGCATTAAGTACCCACAAATTCGCCACTGGTGGTGGAATAGAAAGTTATACGATTGATTTGGCAAAGCAGCTTTCAAATGATGGAAAAAAAGTTACGGTTTATGCCTCGAAATTTGATCATAGCTTACCGGAATACTCCAAAATTCAACCGGTATTAATTAATCAAAAACATACTCTGAAAAAACTGCGGCCATTTTTCTTTACCAGACAGCTAAATAAAATTCATCACACTGATGAATATCTGATTGCCTGCAACCCTTCTGATTATGCCGATATTTATATTTGTGGTGGGACTCATTTAGGCTACCTGAAAGCCATGGAGCAATCGCCAAACTTGATTGACAAATTGGCTGTATATCGGAATCGTACCAATTATACCACTGCAAAATCCATTATGGCGCACTCAGAAATGATGCGTCAGGAGCTGATTAATCTATATAATATTCCGGCACAAAAAATCCAAACAATCCACCCGCCTGCCGATACAAGCCGCTTCATCCGCCATTCAGAAGGAATTGCCTCTATCCGGCAACAATATGGGTGGAAAGATGAGGACGTTATTTTCCTATTCCCGTCCACAGGCCATAAACGCAAAGGATTAGATTTATTGGCAGATTATTTTAAAACCACTACCTTGCCCATCCGGCTTGCCGTTGCCGGGTCACCGCTTCCTTATCCGATTGCAAACGTGCAGGAGTTAGGCTTTTGCAAAAATATGCCAGATCTTTACCGCGCCGCTGATTACACCATCATGGCCTCGCTATATGAGCCTTTCGGCTTAGTGGGCGTGGAATCAGTGTTATGTGGCACTCGAGTTGTTTTATCGGAAAATATAGCATGCTGCGAAGTTATGAATAACGAGGCAGGCTTCTTCTTCTCGCGGGAAGATAAGCACAGTTTGGATCAAGCTATTCGCCAAGCTGTTGCTCTTAAACAGCAAGGCCGACATAAAATCGACAACCCACTAGCAGCTTTAACTTACAATCCTACTCTCGAGTATCATATAACCAAGCTCTATGCCATGCTGGAAGCGCTGGAACATAGTTAG
- a CDS encoding glycosyltransferase family 9 protein yields the protein MSLKYKLKLWNYKRKFTYKKAKIFFYYLPLLAIDTIFARKPVSNLPKKGNILLIFNNVIGDTVVCTGLLRNLVELGYEVSVSSRKQSLDLLKYNPYIKETFLYNDNKLTNFFYSLLLLRKKNFDLAIEVRIARKPSYKDLLYHALIKSPILIGCNKDMFKTFNVTIPCKLQQVHVIEPLRRILDIFGKNITYRDMSYDLFFSQAEEDYVASQVSEKNFIIFNPLGSKNTHCLSPKQAQCIYDQLNILGYKIFITGEKEKLSILGFSESIIFQSRNIIDIIPLVKKAKLIVSVDTSIIHIATTFNKNTIAIYPHSSKVHIPSPPQSELDLIKYNYWLYYTQMEYGLYGIPVNKISNFFSISTVFWHPNNPNSIQIVVDYDYISKASSIDLTYRINEAIDSLEVF from the coding sequence ATGTCACTTAAATATAAGTTAAAATTATGGAATTATAAGCGTAAATTTACCTACAAGAAGGCAAAAATTTTCTTCTATTACTTACCTTTATTAGCTATCGACACAATATTTGCAAGAAAACCTGTATCCAACTTACCCAAAAAAGGCAATATATTATTAATATTCAATAATGTAATTGGTGACACTGTAGTCTGTACTGGCCTGCTTAGAAACTTAGTAGAATTAGGTTATGAAGTTTCTGTTTCATCACGAAAACAATCTTTGGATTTATTAAAATATAACCCTTATATAAAAGAAACCTTTCTTTACAATGATAACAAACTAACAAATTTCTTTTACTCCTTATTATTACTTAGAAAAAAGAATTTTGATTTAGCCATCGAAGTACGCATTGCGAGAAAACCATCCTATAAAGACTTACTTTATCATGCATTGATAAAATCACCAATATTAATTGGTTGTAATAAGGATATGTTTAAAACTTTTAATGTAACTATCCCTTGCAAATTGCAACAAGTACATGTAATCGAACCTTTAAGAAGAATATTAGATATATTTGGTAAAAATATAACTTATAGAGACATGTCTTATGACTTATTTTTTTCTCAAGCTGAAGAGGACTATGTTGCAAGCCAAGTATCTGAGAAAAATTTCATAATATTTAATCCACTTGGTAGTAAAAACACGCACTGTTTATCCCCAAAACAAGCTCAATGCATATACGATCAACTGAATATCTTAGGGTATAAAATCTTTATTACTGGAGAAAAAGAAAAACTAAGCATACTAGGATTTAGCGAAAGCATTATTTTTCAATCTAGAAATATTATTGATATAATTCCTTTGGTGAAGAAAGCAAAGTTAATTGTTAGTGTTGACACATCAATTATTCACATTGCAACCACTTTCAATAAGAATACCATCGCCATTTACCCACACTCATCCAAAGTTCATATACCAAGCCCTCCACAGAGCGAATTAGATCTAATAAAATACAACTACTGGCTATATTACACCCAAATGGAATATGGTTTATATGGCATACCAGTTAACAAAATATCTAACTTCTTCTCTATTAGCACGGTTTTCTGGCATCCAAATAACCCAAACAGCATACAAATTGTTGTGGACTATGACTATATATCCAAAGCTAGCTCAATAGATTTAACTTATCGCATCAATGAAGCCATCGACTCTTTAGAAGTGTTCTAG
- the minE gene encoding cell division topological specificity factor MinE → MSLIDILFGKKPKSASIARDRLQIIIAQERVKSQAPDYLPTLQKELLGVLSKYVHVSLDDIRISQETQNGVDVLELNIILPDFQRKSEEG, encoded by the coding sequence ATGTCATTGATTGATATATTGTTCGGCAAAAAGCCCAAATCCGCCAGCATCGCCCGCGACCGCCTACAAATCATCATTGCACAGGAGCGCGTGAAATCCCAAGCACCGGACTACCTGCCCACCCTACAGAAAGAGCTGTTGGGGGTATTATCGAAATACGTGCACGTTTCCCTCGACGATATCCGTATCTCACAGGAAACACAAAACGGTGTGGACGTGCTGGAGCTCAACATCATCCTGCCTGACTTCCAACGCAAAAGCGAAGAAGGCTAA
- a CDS encoding glycosyltransferase family 9 protein, translating into MNIPFSKKIIIRLFGQKRHSIGFDFNNIKSILIRPLGDAVGDAIINLAYAKQLKNIYSNIQLGVLVTNRNKNIFSNSPLIDKTIDRTPINYLRQRKKWDLLLDFGECLDSRSITASSILSPRAIMIFKKRARKYYSMQNVHNYDFYCPYNPKDHVVRHLHTSSFSQYFSIPEAIPELKIHLTEQISGKFWQCDTEKKIRIFLAPQGSVPFKCLPEKELSELLNLFNKNYFSQAKFIVCNTKNSEEYFKKLKLLCTSDIDLSLAPKTSLEEYIALTASSDIVIGVDSGTVHLACALKKPLLSFYVDHNINTWGPLHHKDVPHFMAVSHSEECFSESEEISWQHRGDFPIAKAANWLNQQITTILEQQNA; encoded by the coding sequence ATGAACATTCCATTTTCAAAAAAAATTATTATCCGACTGTTTGGTCAAAAGCGACACTCTATTGGATTTGATTTTAATAATATAAAATCCATCCTAATCCGCCCATTAGGGGATGCTGTCGGCGATGCAATTATCAATCTAGCTTATGCCAAGCAATTAAAAAACATTTACTCAAATATCCAATTGGGCGTACTGGTTACTAATAGAAATAAAAATATTTTTTCCAACTCTCCATTAATAGATAAAACGATAGATAGAACTCCTATCAACTATCTTAGGCAGCGAAAAAAATGGGATTTACTCCTAGACTTTGGTGAATGCCTGGATAGTAGAAGCATTACTGCTTCATCTATTCTTTCTCCTCGTGCTATTATGATTTTTAAAAAACGGGCACGTAAATATTACTCTATGCAAAATGTTCATAACTATGACTTTTACTGTCCCTACAATCCAAAGGATCACGTAGTTCGACATTTACATACATCATCTTTCTCCCAATACTTCTCTATCCCAGAGGCTATCCCAGAATTAAAAATCCATCTAACTGAACAAATTTCTGGGAAATTCTGGCAATGTGATACCGAAAAGAAGATTCGTATATTTTTAGCACCGCAGGGTAGCGTTCCTTTTAAATGCTTGCCAGAAAAAGAGTTATCAGAGTTACTGAACTTGTTCAATAAAAATTATTTTAGCCAAGCTAAATTTATTGTATGCAACACTAAAAACTCAGAAGAATATTTTAAAAAATTAAAACTATTATGTACTTCTGACATTGATTTATCACTTGCTCCAAAGACCTCACTAGAAGAATATATTGCGCTAACAGCATCATCTGATATTGTTATTGGGGTAGATAGTGGCACCGTGCATTTAGCGTGTGCCCTGAAAAAACCTCTTCTAAGTTTTTATGTTGACCATAATATAAATACATGGGGCCCACTGCATCACAAAGATGTTCCCCATTTTATGGCAGTTTCCCACTCTGAGGAATGTTTTTCAGAAAGTGAGGAAATTAGCTGGCAACATCGTGGAGATTTCCCTATTGCAAAAGCTGCAAACTGGTTAAACCAACAAATCACCACCATTTTGGAGCAACAAAATGCATAA
- a CDS encoding FkbM family methyltransferase, which translates to MNHQDYAYDQQGNCYGVGYQYLSQGSFDPSEIELVLNLLNLRKNYHGEGVVALDCGANIGAHTIAWGIEMTGWGNVISFEAQERIYYALAGNIALNNCFNVKAIHAALGNTKILPDPSTHFLDIPVPDYTKHASFGSLELRPSDHNEFIGQQIDYQKHTQKVPLLSIDTLDLSRIDLIKMDVEGMEIEVLNGATDSIKKNRPVMLVEILKSGGDKIVDFFQSLGYTFFTKDINLLAIHKSDPILDHLKVGHSEYRLLSKRLWQKKEHSEALHYYAIYLKQRINKDNELTDVHLFHPDVDKPNF; encoded by the coding sequence GTGAATCACCAAGATTATGCCTATGATCAACAAGGTAATTGTTATGGAGTAGGATATCAATATCTCAGCCAAGGTAGTTTCGACCCTTCCGAAATCGAACTAGTTCTGAACCTACTGAATTTACGTAAGAATTATCATGGCGAAGGAGTGGTTGCACTAGATTGTGGTGCGAATATAGGTGCACATACCATTGCCTGGGGCATAGAAATGACAGGATGGGGTAACGTTATTTCTTTTGAAGCTCAAGAACGTATTTATTATGCCTTAGCAGGAAACATAGCTTTAAATAACTGTTTCAATGTAAAAGCCATTCACGCTGCTTTAGGTAATACCAAAATACTACCAGATCCATCTACCCACTTCTTGGATATACCAGTTCCTGACTATACCAAACATGCATCGTTTGGTAGCTTAGAACTACGCCCTTCTGACCATAATGAGTTTATTGGCCAACAAATAGACTATCAGAAGCATACACAAAAAGTACCATTGCTATCTATTGACACTTTAGATTTGTCACGAATTGACTTAATCAAAATGGATGTGGAAGGAATGGAAATAGAAGTGTTAAATGGCGCAACAGATAGCATTAAAAAAAATAGACCCGTTATGTTGGTCGAAATCTTAAAATCTGGCGGAGATAAAATAGTTGATTTTTTCCAAAGCCTTGGATACACATTCTTCACCAAAGATATCAACCTATTAGCCATTCATAAAAGTGACCCAATCTTAGATCACCTTAAGGTAGGGCATAGTGAATACCGCTTACTTTCCAAACGGCTATGGCAAAAAAAAGAACATTCTGAAGCCTTACACTATTATGCAATATATCTGAAACAGCGAATAAATAAGGATAATGAGCTTACAGATGTCCATTTATTTCATCCTGACGTAGACAAGCCAAACTTTTAA
- a CDS encoding glycosyltransferase family 9 protein, which yields MKLSKVIIAYLFGRKKKCNNFDLNNISSILIRPFGFALGDSLIHLAFAEQLRSIYPNLKLGIMAGRNRDLFIASNLFDTIIPCNFLEYTKNHKKWQLLLDFRETYNTPDLIADKILSPETTIIFSKQDKEYYNRETISNYDFCCPFDPNSHVVNHLQTSIFGQYFDLPRIIPKLTIPHVEIDKVSPIWDRLFTLPANLGKTLNILLAPQGNAQLKKQVPPSELAQLLNESLPASSRIRVLMGYTIGSKEYFQTLKELCRYDILLGLSPPTTLKEYLALSASADIIIGVDSGTVHLACALQKPLLSFYARHNIDTWYPLSNPNTPHLMITASQNNNNPVATENFPIELAVKWLSQQIS from the coding sequence ATGAAATTATCCAAAGTGATTATTGCTTATTTATTTGGGAGAAAAAAGAAGTGCAACAACTTTGATTTGAATAATATATCATCAATTCTAATTCGCCCATTTGGTTTTGCCTTAGGTGACAGCCTGATACATCTCGCTTTTGCAGAACAATTAAGGAGTATATATCCAAATCTAAAGTTAGGTATTATGGCTGGACGAAACCGAGATTTATTTATAGCAAGTAATCTCTTTGATACAATTATTCCTTGTAATTTTCTTGAATATACGAAAAATCATAAAAAATGGCAGTTACTATTAGACTTCAGAGAAACATACAATACCCCTGATTTAATCGCTGATAAAATCTTATCTCCTGAGACGACAATAATTTTCTCTAAACAAGATAAAGAATACTATAATCGCGAGACAATTTCTAATTATGATTTCTGCTGCCCGTTTGATCCAAATAGTCATGTCGTAAATCATCTTCAGACTTCTATATTTGGTCAATATTTCGACTTACCGAGAATTATTCCGAAATTAACAATTCCACACGTGGAAATAGATAAAGTGTCGCCTATTTGGGATAGGCTATTTACCCTACCTGCCAATCTTGGCAAAACTTTAAATATACTGCTAGCCCCTCAAGGGAATGCTCAATTGAAAAAACAAGTTCCCCCCTCAGAGTTAGCACAACTACTTAACGAAAGTCTTCCCGCATCCTCCAGAATCAGGGTATTAATGGGATACACAATTGGTAGCAAAGAATATTTCCAAACTCTCAAGGAATTATGCCGTTATGACATACTATTAGGTCTATCACCACCCACTACTTTAAAAGAATATTTAGCTTTATCAGCATCAGCAGATATTATCATTGGCGTAGATAGTGGAACTGTCCATCTAGCGTGTGCATTACAAAAACCATTATTAAGCTTCTATGCACGACATAATATAGATACTTGGTATCCATTATCAAATCCAAACACTCCTCACTTGATGATTACCGCCTCTCAAAACAATAACAACCCAGTAGCTACTGAAAATTTCCCTATTGAGTTGGCAGTAAAATGGTTATCCCAACAAATTTCGTAA
- the glyQ gene encoding glycine--tRNA ligase subunit alpha: protein MLTFQQIIFKLQNYWAAQGCTLLQPLDMEVGAGTSHPATCLRALGPEPWFAAYVQPSRRPKDGRYGNNPNRLQHYYQFQVALKPAPANIQDLYLDSLCELGIDPKVHDIRFVEDDWENPTLGAWGLGWEVWLNGMEVTQFTYFQQVGGIDCTPVLGEITYGIERLAMYLQGVENVYDLVWAKTLDGNTITYGDVYHQNEVEQSTYNFEYSDADWLLRQFNDYEAQAKRLLAVEDTSLALPAYELVLKAGHTFNLLDARGAISVTERATYIGRIRALSRTVAQKYVESREKLGFPLIKNKAQAA, encoded by the coding sequence ATGCTCACCTTCCAACAAATCATCTTCAAACTGCAAAACTACTGGGCCGCCCAAGGCTGCACCCTGCTCCAGCCGCTCGATATGGAAGTTGGCGCCGGCACATCCCACCCCGCCACCTGCCTGCGCGCGCTCGGCCCCGAACCGTGGTTTGCCGCCTATGTTCAACCCAGCCGCCGCCCCAAAGACGGCCGCTACGGTAACAACCCCAACCGCCTGCAGCACTATTACCAATTCCAAGTCGCCCTCAAACCCGCCCCGGCCAATATCCAAGACCTCTATCTCGATTCCCTGTGCGAATTGGGCATCGACCCCAAAGTGCACGACATCCGCTTTGTGGAAGACGACTGGGAAAACCCCACCCTCGGCGCATGGGGTTTAGGCTGGGAAGTCTGGCTCAACGGCATGGAAGTCACCCAGTTCACCTACTTCCAACAAGTCGGCGGCATCGACTGCACCCCCGTGCTAGGCGAAATCACCTACGGCATCGAACGCCTGGCGATGTACCTGCAAGGCGTAGAAAACGTTTATGACCTCGTTTGGGCAAAAACGCTGGACGGCAACACCATAACTTACGGCGACGTGTACCACCAAAACGAAGTCGAACAATCCACCTACAACTTCGAATACAGCGATGCCGACTGGCTGCTGCGCCAATTCAACGACTACGAAGCGCAAGCCAAACGCCTGTTGGCCGTGGAAGACACCAGCCTTGCCCTCCCTGCCTACGAACTCGTCCTCAAAGCCGGCCACACCTTCAACCTCTTAGACGCACGCGGCGCTATTTCCGTCACCGAACGTGCCACCTACATTGGCCGCATCCGTGCGCTGAGCCGCACCGTGGCGCAGAAATATGTGGAAAGTCGTGAGAAACTGGGCTTCCCGCTGATTAAAAACAAGGCGCAAGCAGCCTGA